Proteins from a single region of Accipiter gentilis unplaced genomic scaffold, bAccGen1.1, whole genome shotgun sequence:
- the LOC126036952 gene encoding olfactory receptor 14C36-like isoform X2 — MKMSNGSSITQFFLLAFADRWELQLLHFWLFLGIYLAALLGNGLIITAIACDHHLHTPMYFFLLNLSLLDLGSISTTVPKAIANSLWNNRAISYTTCAAQVFLFTFLISAECSILTIMAYDRYVAICKPLHYGTLLGSRACVHMAAAAWGSGFLNAVLHTANTFSLPLCQGNAVDQFFCEIPQMLKLACSDAYLREVGVLVVGVCLVFGCFVFILLSYGQIFRAVLKIPSEQGRHKAFSTCLPHLAVVSLFVSTATAAYLKPPSISSPSLDLLVAVLYSVVPPAVNPLIYSMRNHEIKDALRKLMTRCFLEGINCLLSSA, encoded by the coding sequence atgaaaatgtcCAATGGaagctccatcacccagttcttcctcctggcatttgcagacagatgggagctgcagctcttgcacttctggctgttcctgggcatctacctggctgccctcctgggaaaTGGCCTCATCATCACCGCCATAGCCTGTGACCACCACCTCCAcacacccatgtacttcttcctcctcaatctATCACTTCTcgacttgggctccatctccaccactgtccctaAAGCCATAGCCAACTCCCTCTGGAACAACAGGGCCATCTCCTACACAACGTGTGCTGCCCAGGTCTTTCTGTTTACctttttgatctcagcagagtGTTCTATTCTCACTAtcatggcctatgaccgctacgttgccatctgcaaacccctgcactatgggaccctcctgggcagcagagcttgtgtccacatggcagcagctgcctggggcagtgggttcctcaatgctgtgctgcacacggccaatacattttcactacccctctgccaaggcaatgctgtggaccagttcttctgtgaaatcccccagatgctcaagctcgcctgctcagatgcctacctcagggaagttggggTACTTGTAGTTGGTGTCTGTTTAgtctttggttgttttgttttcattttgctgtcctaTGGGCAGATCTTTAGAGCCGTGCTGAAGATCCCCTCCgagcagggacggcacaaagccttttccacgtGCCTTCCTCACCTggctgtggtctccttgtttgtaaGCACTGCCACGgctgcctacctgaagcccccctccatctcctccccatccttggACCTGCTGGTGGCTGTTCTGTACTCGGTGGTGCCTCCAGCtgtgaaccccctcatctacagcatgagaaaccatgagatcaaggatgccctgagaaaactaatgACTAGATGCTTTTTAG
- the LOC126036952 gene encoding olfactory receptor 14C36-like isoform X1, whose amino-acid sequence MSNGSSITQFFLLAFADRWELQLLHFWLFLGIYLAALLGNGLIITAIACDHHLHTPMYFFLLNLSLLDLGSISTTVPKAIANSLWNNRAISYTTCAAQVFLFTFLISAECSILTIMAYDRYVAICKPLHYGTLLGSRACVHMAAAAWGSGFLNAVLHTANTFSLPLCQGNAVDQFFCEIPQMLKLACSDAYLREVGVLVVGVCLVFGCFVFILLSYGQIFRAVLKIPSEQGRHKAFSTCLPHLAVVSLFVSTATAAYLKPPSISSPSLDLLVAVLYSVVPPAVNPLIYSMRNHEIKDLKNALRKVISRTFFNTSKFPVFFHK is encoded by the coding sequence atgtcCAATGGaagctccatcacccagttcttcctcctggcatttgcagacagatgggagctgcagctcttgcacttctggctgttcctgggcatctacctggctgccctcctgggaaaTGGCCTCATCATCACCGCCATAGCCTGTGACCACCACCTCCAcacacccatgtacttcttcctcctcaatctATCACTTCTcgacttgggctccatctccaccactgtccctaAAGCCATAGCCAACTCCCTCTGGAACAACAGGGCCATCTCCTACACAACGTGTGCTGCCCAGGTCTTTCTGTTTACctttttgatctcagcagagtGTTCTATTCTCACTAtcatggcctatgaccgctacgttgccatctgcaaacccctgcactatgggaccctcctgggcagcagagcttgtgtccacatggcagcagctgcctggggcagtgggttcctcaatgctgtgctgcacacggccaatacattttcactacccctctgccaaggcaatgctgtggaccagttcttctgtgaaatcccccagatgctcaagctcgcctgctcagatgcctacctcagggaagttggggTACTTGTAGTTGGTGTCTGTTTAgtctttggttgttttgttttcattttgctgtcctaTGGGCAGATCTTTAGAGCCGTGCTGAAGATCCCCTCCgagcagggacggcacaaagccttttccacgtGCCTTCCTCACCTggctgtggtctccttgtttgtaaGCACTGCCACGgctgcctacctgaagcccccctccatctcctccccatccttggACCTGCTGGTGGCTGTTCTGTACTCGGTGGTGCCTCCAGCtgtgaaccccctcatctacagcatgagaaaccatgagatcaaggat